The Candidatus Woesearchaeota archaeon DNA segment CCAACACCACCGCCACCAAGAAAACCGCACCAGCGAGGGAAAAGCAAACAAGCGATACGTTTCGGTCAAAACCTCAAACGTCGTGCACGTTCCTTCCTGCATGACCGTTCAGCGAAGCAGCGCCAAAAATCTTCGACAATTCACCAGTTTGGAAGAAGCGAAAAAATCAGGGCTCAAACCCTGCAAAGCATGCCTCGGAACGCAATAACCGCCTTGCAGCCTCCAAAAAAAAGCAGACCTCAACAGGCCGCGCCTTTCTTCTTCAAAAATCACCAAGCGACTTCTGATCCTTCCAGTACCGCTCAAGCCGCTTCGGAGGAGAAACACTGACGAACTCAAACCCGAGCTCGTGCAGATGCGCCAGCGCGTTCTTCGTCACTGCTGGAGCAGCCAACACGCCACGAACCTTGCTCACGCCGCGAAGCTTCTTTATCTTCTCCACATACCGTCGAAGCTGTGTCACCGCCGCCAAGCTGGCACGATACCGCTTACACTCCACCACGACCAAGTTCCCCCGTTCATCATAACCAAACACATCAATAAAACCCACCTTCGTGTGCTCTTCCCTGCTCAACGGCTTAAAACCATCTTCAATCAAGGCAGGATTTTGCTTAATCATATCGCTCATGTCCGCCTCGTTACCCACCAAGACCAACTTCTGCCCATCCTCGAGCCTTGCTGAAAAAAATCCGTGCACAGCAAACACGACGACATCCAAGAACTCCTTCTCCCTCGCGTGGGCACAGCGCAACAACAACGCACCGCTCTTCAGCTTGCTAAAGGAAAAAGAAGACCCTGCCTTCATATAATTCACAGGCGCGCTCCCCTCTGGCTGATGAACCTGCAACGTATTATCCGCCTTGAGCACGATGAGACGATCCCCTCGCGCGAGAAACGCCTCCGCCCTGCCGGAATAGGAAATCTCACAGGAGAGAAAGCACGCGGCGCACTCATTGCGAGAAATCGCCTGCTCAAAACGCTCCCGAAAATCATCAAGCCCCAGCATGCACCCATCACTCAAGGAGGCGAAACCACGCCCTCCTTAAAAAATATTCTGCACGCCAACAAGGAATGGCCGAAAACCATATAAAGCAGAAACAGAACAGAAGGCCAGAAAGACAAAAAGAGCAACAAAAAAAACAACAACTCAAAAAAAAGAATGAAGCAAGCAAAAGACGCCGCCAAACCTCGCCGACCTGTTTCCCGACCCTTCCATCCGCCCAGGCCGCGCCTCTCATTGCTTCTCTTCGCAGCCATTGCCACCTTCACCCTCCTTCTCACCTCATGCACCGAAACAGTTTTCGAATGCAACCCGCCCTACATCATCAACGGCAACACGTGCTGCCTTGACAAAAACAGCAACAACATCTGCGACTCAGACGAGAAAGACGCTTGCCCGCCGTGCGAACTCGACTGCTCATCCTGCCCTGTTCAAGAAAAAGAAAAACTCGTACAAGTCACGAAGTACATTTGCGAGGACGGCAGGGAAGTTGACGATAAAGCAACCTGCAAGAAAACATCCGGGCCACAACCGCTCACCTACCAGCCAGTCACGACCAACGAAGAAGGGACACACATAGAAGAAGTTTCCATCACGCCAGCATGCAGAGCATCCTTCCCCGGCGGCGATGTCTACTACAAAACAGACACCGTCCCAGGCGAAGTCGTTATCGAGCTCAAGGAACTCCCTGACGGCGACTGGCAAGACTTCTACACCATCCCACGAGCGTACTTGGAGCGCCGCGTCGAATTCGTCATCTGCGACGTTCGCTGCCCTCACAACCAAGGAGACTTCACCCTTCCACCTAGCAAAGCGTACGTGATGCGGCTGCGCATGACACAACCAGTCTGGGGAACCACCGAGTTTAGCAACGAGCACATCGTCGACACGAGAGAAGGAGGCGCGTTCGTCAGCAAGAAATGCTAAGCCTTCTCGCCACCTAAACGTTGCCTAAAAAGTTACCTTGGCACCATAGCACAAAAGCCACCCTCCCTAAAGAAACAGCAAATACACACACTCAAAAAAATAACGTTTGACGAAGAACAAAAAAAGTCTTCTTTCCTGCACGAACGTTTGACTACAAAAAATCTCGAAGCCGTTTCTGCTCGCGCCCTTGGCGAAGCAACACCGACCTCTTCAAAAGAGCCGCCGCGTCACCCCTAAAGCGAGAAGTAATTGCCTTCACGCCCGCCGCCACCGCTTCGTGAATCGATGACGCCTCAGAACACGTCCCGCGAAGCGTCTTCCTCACCGCCTCACGAACAACCCACACCCCCAAGGGCGCCCAGTAATCAGACGTGACAAAGCGAAAC contains these protein-coding regions:
- a CDS encoding DUF91 domain-containing protein, which produces MLGLDDFRERFEQAISRNECAACFLSCEISYSGRAEAFLARGDRLIVLKADNTLQVHQPEGSAPVNYMKAGSSFSFSKLKSGALLLRCAHAREKEFLDVVVFAVHGFFSARLEDGQKLVLVGNEADMSDMIKQNPALIEDGFKPLSREEHTKVGFIDVFGYDERGNLVVVECKRYRASLAAVTQLRRYVEKIKKLRGVSKVRGVLAAPAVTKNALAHLHELGFEFVSVSPPKRLERYWKDQKSLGDF